A region of Selenomonadales bacterium 4137-cl DNA encodes the following proteins:
- a CDS encoding uracil-DNA glycosylase gives MFTTFSNHTELEQALLACDRCPLRRDAIGPTSCNGTVEAPLAVVGEGPGGVEDEYGVPLVGPSGQLLDKALGSVGVTRDKIYTTNIIKCRPKGNRTPTVEEGRVCALNWLDEELGFVNPKVIVALGSVALKYLMGPDARITKDRGRWFDTKYGIPAIATYHPAYLLRLTGHDQVKAKWEVFYDLKAAVEKTRELAPGCELASPEKPDLLAMYEGRRQERRKGR, from the coding sequence GTGTTCACGACATTCTCCAACCACACAGAGCTCGAACAGGCCCTGCTCGCATGCGACAGGTGCCCGCTTCGCCGCGACGCCATCGGGCCGACCTCCTGCAACGGCACTGTCGAAGCGCCCCTGGCCGTAGTCGGCGAGGGCCCGGGCGGCGTGGAGGACGAATACGGCGTCCCGCTGGTAGGCCCGTCCGGCCAGCTTTTGGACAAGGCCCTCGGCAGCGTGGGAGTGACCCGCGACAAAATTTACACCACCAACATAATAAAATGCCGCCCCAAAGGCAACCGCACTCCTACCGTCGAAGAAGGGCGCGTCTGCGCCCTCAACTGGCTCGACGAAGAACTCGGCTTCGTCAACCCCAAAGTCATCGTCGCCCTCGGCAGCGTCGCCCTCAAATACCTTATGGGCCCCGACGCGCGGATAACAAAAGACCGCGGCCGCTGGTTCGACACCAAATACGGCATCCCCGCCATCGCCACCTACCACCCCGCCTACCTCCTGCGCCTCACCGGCCACGACCAGGTAAAGGCCAAATGGGAAGTCTTCTACGACCTCAAGGCAGCCGTCGAAAAAACCCGCGAACTCGCCCCCGGCTGCGAACTCGCCTCCCCCGAAAAACCTGACCTGCTCGCCATGTACGAGGGGCGGCGGCAGGAACGGCGGAAAGGCCGCTAA
- a CDS encoding energy-coupling factor ABC transporter permease — MGLKVLAVGALLVTAPATAAAMHIMEGFLPKEHAVGWLVATLPFVLFGIRRINQVLTRFPDRKMLLGLAAAFIFVLSALKIPSVAGSSSHPTGVGLSAILFGPAVSSVLSGIVLLFQALLLAHGGLTTWGANNFAMGIAGAFAAWGAFRLALALGCPEKLAVFSAAVLGDWLTYVVTAGQLALAFPDPVGGFAAAYGKFLGIFALTQLPLAICEGLISVVVYNALLRYGEQGIIPLWWKESSLGR; from the coding sequence ATGGGTTTGAAGGTTTTGGCCGTGGGCGCGCTGCTGGTGACGGCGCCGGCAACCGCGGCGGCGATGCATATCATGGAGGGCTTTTTGCCGAAGGAGCATGCCGTGGGCTGGCTGGTGGCCACGCTGCCGTTCGTGCTGTTCGGCATCCGGAGGATCAATCAGGTGCTCACCCGTTTCCCGGACAGGAAGATGCTCCTTGGCTTGGCGGCGGCGTTTATTTTCGTTTTGTCGGCCCTGAAGATCCCGTCGGTGGCGGGTTCAAGCTCTCATCCGACCGGTGTGGGCCTGAGCGCTATCCTGTTCGGGCCGGCGGTGTCGAGCGTCTTAAGCGGCATTGTGCTGCTTTTCCAGGCGCTGCTGCTTGCCCACGGCGGGCTGACGACCTGGGGGGCGAACAATTTCGCGATGGGGATCGCCGGGGCGTTCGCAGCCTGGGGGGCATTCCGCCTCGCCCTCGCGCTGGGCTGCCCGGAGAAGCTGGCGGTGTTTTCGGCCGCAGTGCTCGGCGACTGGCTGACTTACGTGGTGACTGCCGGCCAACTGGCGCTCGCCTTCCCCGATCCTGTCGGCGGCTTTGCGGCCGCCTACGGCAAGTTCCTCGGCATTTTCGCCCTCACCCAGCTGCCGCTGGCGATCTGCGAGGGCCTCATCAGCGTGGTGGTGTACAATGCTTTGCTGCGGTACGGCGAGCAGGGCATTATCCCCCTGTGGTGGAAGGAGTCGTCGCTGGGCCGCTGA
- the trkA gene encoding Trk system potassium transporter TrkA, with protein sequence MKIVIVGAGKVGYTLAQKLTQENHDVIVVEQDDERRAIIEHHLDVMTVAGNGASPRVLAEIGLDDVGLMIAVTDSDEVNMISCMAAKQHGVPKVIARVRNTEYLEEDCRAFGRTLGIDLIINPEMVTAVEISQILKTPAALDVEDFAGGKVRLLEVKVRQHSPFSGVPLRDLRLPENVLIAGILRKDKMIIPIGSDAVADNDSVFFLGEKDAICRMEPMFSHKRSRVERILIIGAGRIGRNLALLMESGGYKVKVIEKDRRRCEELAKAVDDTLVICGDGTDADLLSEEGIGDFDAVVCLTDDDKLNLLVALMAKNLGAQKTFARVGRPDFIPLMEQVGVDVVFSPRLVTAGAILRQVRREEIVAVTLLEGAKAEAIEVDLRAGSRIIGKPLRDIKFPRRVLVGAVVRNGATFIPNGKSVLEAGDRIVLFTLPDYAAKILDFVESKD encoded by the coding sequence ATGAAAATCGTAATCGTGGGTGCCGGTAAGGTCGGGTACACGCTGGCCCAGAAGCTGACACAGGAGAATCACGACGTTATCGTCGTCGAGCAGGACGACGAGCGGCGGGCCATCATCGAACACCATCTCGATGTAATGACGGTCGCCGGTAACGGCGCCAGCCCGAGGGTTTTGGCCGAAATCGGCCTCGACGACGTCGGCCTGATGATTGCCGTCACCGACAGCGACGAGGTCAACATGATCTCCTGTATGGCCGCCAAACAGCACGGCGTCCCCAAGGTCATCGCCAGGGTGCGCAATACGGAATATCTCGAGGAAGACTGCCGGGCATTCGGCAGAACCCTGGGCATCGACCTGATCATCAACCCCGAAATGGTGACCGCTGTTGAAATAAGTCAGATACTCAAAACCCCGGCCGCCCTCGACGTCGAAGATTTCGCCGGCGGCAAGGTCCGCCTTCTTGAAGTCAAGGTCCGCCAGCATTCGCCGTTCAGCGGCGTGCCGCTGCGCGACCTGCGCCTGCCCGAGAACGTGCTTATCGCCGGCATACTCCGCAAAGACAAAATGATCATCCCCATAGGCAGCGACGCCGTCGCAGACAACGACAGCGTTTTCTTCCTCGGCGAAAAGGACGCCATCTGCCGCATGGAACCGATGTTTTCCCACAAACGCTCGCGCGTCGAACGCATCCTCATCATCGGCGCCGGCCGCATCGGCCGCAACCTCGCGCTCCTCATGGAAAGCGGCGGCTACAAGGTAAAGGTCATCGAAAAGGATCGCCGCCGCTGCGAGGAACTTGCCAAGGCTGTCGACGACACGCTCGTCATCTGCGGCGACGGCACCGACGCCGATCTGCTTTCCGAGGAAGGCATCGGCGACTTCGACGCTGTTGTCTGTCTCACCGACGACGATAAGCTCAACCTGCTTGTCGCCCTCATGGCCAAAAACCTCGGCGCCCAGAAAACCTTTGCCCGCGTCGGCCGGCCTGATTTCATCCCCCTCATGGAGCAGGTGGGCGTGGATGTCGTTTTTTCGCCCCGTCTGGTGACGGCGGGGGCCATCCTCCGCCAGGTGCGGCGCGAAGAGATCGTAGCGGTGACGCTCCTGGAGGGCGCCAAGGCCGAAGCGATCGAAGTCGACCTGCGCGCCGGCAGCCGTATAATCGGCAAGCCGCTCCGCGACATCAAATTCCCCCGGCGGGTGCTGGTCGGCGCGGTCGTCCGAAACGGCGCCACCTTCATCCCCAACGGCAAAAGCGTGCTGGAAGCCGGCGACAGGATCGTCCTGTTCACATTGCCGGACTACGCGGCGAAAATTCTCGACTTCGTAGAAAGCAAGGACTAA
- the serS gene encoding serine--tRNA ligase yields MLDSKFVRENPDKVLAALKNRGLDLSLDGFLALEKQRRELLVEVEALKSKRNSVSQEISRLKKSGAPAEGLIVEMRAVGDRIASLDSKVKETESELDAILLNIPNVPHESVPVGSDESANPEIRRWGDPREFAFEPRAHWEIGERLGILDFERGGKVTGARFTFYRGLGSRLERSLINFMLDLHTREHGYTEFFPPFIVNRDSMVGTGQLPKFAADMFKLEGLDYYLIPTAEVPVTNYHRQEILDAKDLPLRYTAYSACFRAEAGAAGRDTRGLIRQHQFNKVELVKFSLPEDSYAELEALTANAEKVLQLLGLPYRVVLLCTGDMGFSSAKTYDLEVWLPSFSRYREISSCSNFEDFQARRADIKFRRDAKSKPEFVHTLNGSGVAIGRTVAAILENYQQADGSVVVPEALRPYMGVDVIKA; encoded by the coding sequence ATGCTTGATAGCAAGTTCGTACGCGAAAACCCTGATAAGGTCTTGGCAGCTTTGAAAAACCGCGGGCTCGACCTCAGTCTCGACGGTTTCCTGGCGCTGGAGAAACAGCGGCGGGAACTGCTCGTGGAGGTGGAGGCCCTTAAGAGTAAACGCAACTCCGTCAGCCAGGAGATCAGCCGCCTGAAGAAGAGCGGCGCCCCCGCCGAGGGCTTGATCGTGGAAATGCGCGCCGTGGGCGACCGAATAGCATCGCTGGACAGCAAGGTGAAGGAGACGGAGAGCGAGCTCGACGCGATCTTGCTTAATATCCCCAACGTCCCGCACGAGTCGGTGCCGGTGGGGTCGGACGAGTCGGCCAATCCCGAGATTCGCCGCTGGGGCGACCCGCGGGAGTTTGCTTTCGAGCCGCGGGCTCACTGGGAAATAGGCGAACGGCTCGGCATCCTCGATTTCGAACGCGGCGGCAAGGTCACCGGCGCCCGCTTCACGTTCTACCGCGGCCTGGGCTCCCGCTTGGAGCGGTCGCTGATCAATTTTATGCTCGATTTGCATACCCGCGAGCACGGTTATACCGAGTTTTTCCCCCCGTTCATCGTCAACCGCGACAGCATGGTGGGCACCGGCCAGTTGCCCAAGTTCGCGGCCGATATGTTCAAGCTGGAAGGCCTCGATTACTATCTCATTCCCACCGCCGAGGTGCCGGTGACCAACTACCACCGCCAGGAGATCCTTGACGCCAAGGACCTGCCGCTTAGGTATACGGCGTACAGCGCCTGCTTCCGGGCCGAGGCCGGCGCCGCAGGGCGGGATACCCGCGGCCTCATCCGCCAGCATCAGTTTAACAAGGTGGAATTGGTCAAGTTCAGTCTGCCGGAGGATTCTTACGCGGAGCTGGAGGCGCTGACCGCCAACGCGGAGAAGGTGCTGCAGCTGCTTGGCCTGCCCTACCGCGTGGTGCTGCTGTGCACCGGGGACATGGGGTTCTCGTCGGCGAAGACGTACGATCTTGAGGTGTGGCTGCCCAGCTTCAGCCGCTACCGGGAGATTTCCTCGTGCTCGAATTTCGAGGATTTCCAGGCCCGCCGCGCCGATATCAAGTTCCGCCGCGACGCCAAGTCCAAGCCGGAGTTCGTCCATACGCTGAACGGCTCGGGGGTGGCCATCGGCCGTACGGTGGCGGCGATCCTGGAGAACTACCAGCAGGCCGACGGCTCGGTCGTCGTTCCCGAGGCCCTGCGGCCGTATATGGGCGTCGATGTGATAAAGGCTTGA
- a CDS encoding ATP-binding cassette domain-containing protein — MAATPLIAADNVTFRYRPGNLALDGATLAIPAGSRVALVGPNGAGKSTLFLHINAILRPVAGQLSYKGQPYSYGRGFLAALRQKVGLVFQDPDTQLFAGNVLDDVIFGPMNMGLTAEEARRRAEAALESVGMLEHRTAPVHFLSQGQKKRVAIAGVLAMEPEALVMDEPTAGLDYPGLTSLRETLAMLHAAGKTLLVATHDIDWAWNWADLVYVLAAGRMVAAGSPADILARADHAALGFARPILADVAAALGDRSILPAGVVPRSVGELAALLAGRQNGQK, encoded by the coding sequence ATGGCCGCTACTCCCCTCATCGCCGCTGACAATGTCACTTTCCGCTACCGGCCGGGCAATCTGGCCCTGGATGGCGCAACGCTCGCCATTCCGGCCGGCAGCCGGGTCGCCCTGGTCGGCCCCAACGGCGCCGGCAAGTCTACTCTTTTTCTTCATATAAACGCTATCCTGCGTCCCGTCGCCGGCCAGCTCAGCTACAAGGGACAGCCCTACAGCTACGGCCGCGGTTTCCTGGCGGCCCTGCGCCAGAAGGTCGGTCTTGTTTTTCAGGACCCCGATACCCAGCTGTTTGCCGGCAATGTTTTGGACGACGTGATTTTCGGGCCGATGAATATGGGCCTGACGGCGGAGGAAGCGAGGCGGCGGGCCGAGGCCGCGCTGGAGTCGGTCGGCATGCTGGAGCACCGGACGGCGCCGGTGCATTTCCTGAGCCAGGGCCAGAAGAAGCGGGTCGCGATCGCCGGCGTGCTCGCGATGGAGCCGGAAGCGCTGGTGATGGACGAACCGACTGCCGGCCTTGATTATCCGGGGCTGACCAGCCTGAGGGAGACGCTCGCCATGCTCCATGCCGCCGGCAAGACGTTGCTGGTTGCCACCCACGATATCGACTGGGCGTGGAACTGGGCCGATTTGGTCTATGTGCTCGCCGCCGGCAGGATGGTCGCCGCCGGCTCCCCGGCCGATATCCTCGCCCGCGCCGACCATGCCGCGCTTGGCTTCGCCAGACCCATCCTCGCCGACGTGGCCGCCGCCCTGGGAGACCGAAGCATTCTCCCCGCCGGCGTCGTGCCCCGCTCGGTCGGTGAGCTTGCCGCCCTGCTCGCCGGCCGCCAGAACGGGCAGAAATAG
- the cbiQ gene encoding cobalt ECF transporter T component CbiQ, with protein MLYLDYLAYNNALNRVSIGEKLLLGGGSLALALALPRPVALVAVVAAMHAVMVLARIPVGYIARLWLAPCAFLAAGLAGVAVSVAAAPFAALASVEAGGFYIGVTAEGLAAAGGLLLRSVAAVSCLMMLATTTPVAYLAAWFARFPGLRPVSEIALLTYRFIFVFLTAAGQIYTAQQSRLGYAGPRRSLNSLALLAANVGRKAFLTANDLSNALAARNYQDRLTHYYPEQAANPFRLTAIVALLAVLAAAGVV; from the coding sequence ATGCTTTATCTCGATTATCTCGCTTATAACAACGCCCTTAACAGGGTCAGCATTGGCGAGAAGCTTCTCCTGGGCGGCGGCTCGCTGGCGCTGGCGCTGGCGCTGCCCCGCCCCGTCGCGCTCGTCGCGGTCGTGGCGGCGATGCACGCGGTGATGGTGCTGGCCCGTATTCCGGTGGGGTATATCGCGCGGCTGTGGCTGGCGCCGTGCGCCTTTCTGGCCGCCGGCCTGGCGGGGGTGGCGGTGAGCGTAGCCGCCGCCCCGTTTGCCGCTCTCGCGTCGGTTGAGGCGGGGGGGTTTTACATAGGCGTAACGGCCGAAGGGCTTGCGGCGGCGGGCGGACTGCTGCTGCGCAGCGTGGCGGCGGTGTCGTGCCTGATGATGCTGGCGACGACGACGCCGGTGGCTTATCTGGCGGCATGGTTCGCCCGGTTCCCCGGGCTGAGGCCGGTGAGCGAGATTGCGCTGCTCACTTACCGGTTTATTTTCGTTTTCCTGACGGCCGCGGGTCAGATTTACACCGCGCAGCAGTCGCGGCTGGGCTACGCCGGCCCGCGGCGGTCGCTGAACTCGCTGGCGCTGCTGGCCGCCAACGTCGGGCGCAAGGCTTTTCTTACGGCAAACGATCTGAGCAACGCACTGGCAGCCCGCAATTACCAGGACCGACTGACCCATTATTACCCCGAGCAGGCGGCCAACCCCTTCCGGCTGACCGCCATCGTGGCGCTGCTGGCCGTTTTGGCGGCGGCGGGGGTAGTGTAA
- a CDS encoding TrkH family potassium uptake protein: protein MGTRIVARLLGRLLGAYALFMAVPLGYALLNGESAYLAFVFSSCITAALGALLFYNGEEPGRITSREGFLIVAGTWLLAGATGAMPYWFSGWVPTYLDAVFETVSGLTTTGASVIPDVESLPRSLLLWRSMTQWLGGMGIIVLFVVFLTNVGADAVNLFRAESPGPTVERVLPRIRTMALILWRLYVIFTIAEIALLMLAGMSLFDAVNHAFTTMATGGFSTMNASVKQFDNLYIELIITFFMFAAGSNFALYYLAWQKGVRRLFQDTEFKTYLGIMAASVLSIAALLHVHNGAGVSGLRDSLFTVTSIMTTTGYATADFDQWPSAAKIILLMLMLLGGCAGSTAGGIKVVRLLILLKDAAWSLLHAVHPKLVSALKIDKKPVDAGVLHMVLQFFFLFLLIYFVSVLLVAATGLTPFDAIGAVAASLGNVGPGFGVVGPTTTYADLAPLAKAVLTVDMLLGRLELFTVLVLFHPEFWQPYMLRRRSTD, encoded by the coding sequence ATGGGAACAAGAATCGTCGCCCGGCTGCTGGGGAGATTGCTCGGCGCCTACGCGCTTTTTATGGCCGTGCCCCTCGGCTATGCCCTGTTAAACGGTGAATCCGCCTATTTGGCGTTCGTGTTTTCGTCCTGCATCACCGCGGCGCTGGGAGCGCTGCTCTTCTACAACGGCGAAGAACCGGGGCGCATAACCAGCCGCGAAGGATTTCTCATCGTAGCCGGCACCTGGCTGCTCGCCGGCGCGACGGGCGCCATGCCCTACTGGTTTTCCGGCTGGGTGCCCACCTACCTCGACGCCGTCTTCGAAACCGTGTCCGGCCTTACGACCACCGGGGCCAGCGTCATCCCCGACGTCGAGAGCCTCCCCCGCAGCCTGCTGCTGTGGCGCAGCATGACCCAATGGCTCGGCGGCATGGGCATCATCGTGCTGTTCGTCGTCTTCCTCACCAACGTCGGCGCCGATGCCGTAAACCTCTTCCGGGCCGAGTCGCCCGGGCCGACGGTTGAAAGGGTCCTGCCCCGCATCCGCACCATGGCCCTCATCCTCTGGCGGCTGTACGTAATATTCACCATCGCGGAAATCGCCCTCCTGATGCTCGCCGGCATGAGCCTGTTCGACGCCGTCAACCACGCCTTCACCACCATGGCGACCGGCGGCTTCTCTACCATGAACGCCAGCGTCAAGCAGTTCGACAACCTGTACATCGAACTTATAATAACCTTCTTCATGTTCGCGGCAGGCAGCAACTTCGCCCTTTACTACCTCGCGTGGCAAAAGGGCGTCCGGCGGCTCTTCCAGGACACGGAATTCAAAACCTACCTGGGAATAATGGCTGCCTCCGTTCTGTCCATCGCCGCCCTCCTCCACGTCCACAACGGCGCCGGTGTCAGCGGCTTGCGCGACTCGCTGTTCACCGTCACCTCGATCATGACGACCACCGGCTATGCGACCGCCGACTTCGACCAGTGGCCGTCGGCGGCCAAGATTATCCTCCTGATGCTGATGCTGCTCGGCGGCTGCGCAGGTTCGACAGCCGGCGGCATCAAAGTGGTCCGCCTGCTTATCCTCCTGAAGGACGCCGCTTGGTCGCTTCTGCACGCCGTCCACCCCAAGCTGGTGTCCGCGCTCAAAATAGACAAAAAACCGGTGGACGCCGGCGTTCTTCACATGGTCCTCCAGTTCTTCTTCCTGTTCTTGCTGATATACTTCGTCTCCGTCCTGCTGGTCGCCGCCACGGGCTTGACACCCTTCGACGCCATCGGCGCCGTCGCCGCCTCGCTCGGCAACGTCGGACCGGGGTTCGGCGTCGTCGGTCCTACGACCACCTACGCTGACCTTGCCCCGCTTGCCAAAGCGGTGCTGACCGTCGACATGCTGCTGGGCAGGCTGGAGCTGTTCACCGTCCTCGTCCTCTTCCACCCCGAGTTCTGGCAACCGTATATGCTCAGGCGGCGGTCAACCGACTGA
- a CDS encoding energy-coupling factor ABC transporter substrate-binding protein, which produces MKTGRICLYLLVAAAVVLAPVVISGDFAGTDDQATAAIGELRPDYKPWAAALWEPSEAAEPWLFALQAAIGVGFFGYFAYRHRRRTAG; this is translated from the coding sequence ATGAAAACCGGGCGTATCTGTTTGTATCTGCTTGTCGCGGCGGCCGTCGTGCTGGCGCCGGTCGTCATCAGCGGCGATTTTGCCGGCACCGACGATCAGGCGACCGCCGCCATCGGCGAGCTGAGACCCGATTATAAGCCGTGGGCCGCGGCGCTGTGGGAGCCTTCGGAGGCTGCCGAGCCCTGGCTGTTCGCGCTGCAGGCCGCCATCGGCGTGGGGTTTTTCGGTTATTTTGCGTACCGCCACCGCCGCCGGACGGCGGGCTGA
- a CDS encoding NADH:flavin oxidoreductase, with amino-acid sequence MKTLFDSTTINGLPLANRFIRAATMDFAADERGGVTERMIAAYGEAARSQVGLIVTGWVYVLPDGQGLPAMCGIHDDSLLDGFRKLTDKVHAEGGKVVLQIGYGGPQSPYESGPDVYSPSAVPDLGTGRTGKAMTEADIARLTAGFATAAGRAKAAGFDGVEIHAAHGFLLSQFLSPYYNRRSDGYGGPAENRARLLLEVYEAIRRQTGPDFVILAKVNCDDFVDGGMSFADSLYTCRLLAEKGIDGLEISGGLSAFREKCTVRRDITSPDQEAYFAKYAARIANEVTAPVILVGGLRSPEVMKRLLQDTKIAYFSLCRPLIAEPRLLERWRSGDRSGARCVSCNKCLTPAGIRCAMYGEA; translated from the coding sequence ATGAAGACTCTATTCGACAGTACGACAATCAACGGCCTGCCCCTGGCAAATCGTTTTATCCGCGCCGCGACGATGGATTTCGCGGCCGACGAGCGCGGCGGCGTAACCGAGAGGATGATCGCGGCATATGGTGAGGCGGCCCGCAGCCAGGTAGGGCTGATTGTCACCGGCTGGGTTTATGTTCTGCCTGACGGCCAGGGGCTGCCGGCGATGTGCGGCATCCACGACGATTCGCTGCTCGACGGCTTCCGCAAGTTGACCGACAAAGTCCATGCGGAGGGCGGCAAGGTAGTGCTGCAGATCGGGTACGGGGGACCGCAGTCGCCTTATGAGAGCGGCCCGGACGTCTACAGCCCCTCGGCTGTACCCGATCTGGGCACCGGCAGGACGGGCAAGGCGATGACGGAAGCCGATATCGCGCGGTTGACCGCAGGGTTTGCGACGGCTGCAGGCAGGGCAAAAGCGGCCGGGTTCGACGGGGTGGAGATTCACGCCGCCCATGGGTTTTTGCTGAGCCAGTTCCTGAGTCCGTATTATAACCGCCGCTCGGACGGCTACGGCGGCCCGGCCGAAAACAGGGCCAGGCTTCTATTGGAAGTGTATGAGGCGATCCGTCGGCAGACGGGGCCTGATTTCGTCATCCTGGCCAAAGTCAACTGCGATGACTTTGTCGATGGCGGGATGTCGTTCGCCGACAGCTTGTATACGTGCCGGCTCCTGGCCGAGAAGGGGATCGACGGGCTGGAAATCAGCGGCGGCCTGTCGGCGTTCAGGGAGAAATGCACCGTCCGCCGCGATATTACCTCTCCTGACCAGGAGGCTTATTTCGCGAAATACGCTGCCAGGATCGCCAACGAGGTGACGGCGCCGGTCATTTTGGTCGGGGGCCTCCGTTCTCCGGAGGTGATGAAGCGGTTGTTGCAGGATACCAAGATCGCTTATTTTTCCCTGTGCCGGCCGCTGATCGCCGAGCCGCGCCTGCTTGAGCGCTGGCGGTCGGGAGACAGGAGCGGGGCAAGGTGCGTTTCCTGTAACAAATGCCTAACTCCAGCCGGCATCCGCTGCGCCATGTACGGCGAAGCCTGA
- a CDS encoding TetR/AcrR family transcriptional regulator, producing the protein MARPKEFDRNDVLQKAMKIFWAKGYEGTSVADLTAGMGISRSSLYETFGDKPDLFREALEHYQNLTGRKRAAVFAAADSVKQGMTELLGGVIRFALDKDLPGGCFYTNTATALGTLDEHILGMITAGAARLEEDIFAFLVKGQESGEIAPEKDCRALARFFVGVIRGMSVVARVNGNREVLEDMATVALETLT; encoded by the coding sequence ATGGCCCGGCCGAAGGAATTTGACCGTAACGACGTTTTGCAGAAGGCGATGAAAATTTTCTGGGCCAAAGGTTATGAAGGCACCAGCGTCGCCGACCTCACCGCCGGAATGGGAATCAGCCGCTCCAGCCTGTACGAAACCTTCGGCGACAAGCCGGACCTTTTTCGCGAGGCGCTAGAGCACTATCAGAATCTCACCGGGCGGAAGCGGGCGGCCGTTTTCGCAGCCGCGGACTCCGTCAAACAGGGCATGACCGAACTACTGGGCGGCGTAATCAGGTTCGCCCTGGACAAGGATCTGCCGGGCGGCTGTTTTTACACGAATACCGCTACCGCTTTGGGCACGCTGGACGAACATATCCTCGGAATGATAACAGCCGGCGCCGCCAGGCTGGAGGAAGATATTTTCGCGTTTCTCGTTAAAGGCCAGGAAAGTGGGGAAATAGCCCCGGAGAAAGACTGCCGCGCTCTGGCCCGCTTTTTTGTCGGCGTGATCCGCGGCATGAGCGTCGTCGCCAGGGTCAACGGTAACCGTGAGGTGCTGGAAGATATGGCGACGGTTGCACTGGAGACGCTGACGTAA